One window of the Perca flavescens isolate YP-PL-M2 chromosome 5, PFLA_1.0, whole genome shotgun sequence genome contains the following:
- the fam189a2 gene encoding protein FAM189A2 isoform X1: MSLPVVLPGSCCPVIGASQLAEPSYRNRPRGLSASSRTASSGSRLLLPGRPLLSLGLLQLLLGGSMVALCFGALSLSNSPPIRNSCPFWAGSSVILSGIVGLTTWRRPMLLLVNVFVLLSVVCVLLNLAGFILCCQGAQLVSSMTSCHLSEAGDVCYCCSLSSSSRCPEEKLLELHPAHSCSTMRILLKKVLFALCALNALTTAVCLMAAALRYLQIFTARTPFMDEHRATVEEREEPAQVPDPDEFVAPAPPPSYFSTFYSYTPRLARRILGDSVIPLPHIYGARIKGVEVFCPLDPPPPYEVVAGSSTNAVTQEPEIALTELPINPTTSAPGASVGDRSPQMVSASPGHFPQAKPQLQSPLPPPSPSPPPPQPPSPAPPPSPASPPWRRARIHRSTSDPVLMDLADKALSSSDAPQTTDSSTQTSQPALAVCAQGQVTLRRGNGDRRTPRRPRPSSMVDYQSYRHTQQLVRKILEQPAAQGLAPEVQELVDSIRSVLQSDQEHMEEAVRCASYIEQVFTDSQMGPGQPKPPQQPSNSSSQTFPRPPRRRPGLLHLQSCGDLSSFTCPTLESLEPQGNSRKVVSRTGSRPDHPERPHSLIGVFRETDWMIVLRSEGFPS; the protein is encoded by the exons ATGTCGCTCCCGGTGGTGTTGCCGGGGTCTTGCTGTCCGGTTATCGGGGCTTCGCAACTCGCTGAGCCGTCTTACCGAAACCGACCCCGTGGCTTGTCAGCCTCTTCGCGGACTGCCAGCAGCGGCTCTCGACTGCTGCTACCCGGGCGGCCGCTGCTCTCGCTGGGCTTGTTGCAGTTGCTGCTCGGCGGCTCCATGGTGGCGCTGTGCTTTGGAGCTCTGTCCCTCAGCAACTCACCCCCAATCCGAAACTCGTGTCCCTTCTGGGCAGGTTCCTCG GTCATACTCTCAGGCATTGTGGGCCTCACAACATGGAGAAGGCCCATGCTGTTACTG GTCAATGTGTTTGTCCTgctgtctgtggtgtgtgtgctcCTTAATCTGGCTGGATTCATCCTGTGCTGCCAGGGCGCCCAGCTGGTTTCCAGTATGACCAGCTGCCATCTG AGTGAGGCTGGAGATGTGTGTTACTGCTGCTCCCTCTCGTCCAGCTCCAGATGTCCCGAGGAGAAGCTGCTGGAGCTCCACCCGGCCCACTCCTGCAGCACCATGAGGATCCTGCTCAAG AAAGTGTTGTTTGCGCTGTGTGCTCTGAACGCTCTGACCACGGCTGTGTGCCTTATGGCTGCCGCCCTGAGATACCTGCAGATCTTCACCGCCAGAACACCGTTCATG GACGAGCACAGGGCAACAGTTGAAGAAAGGGAGGAGCCGGCTCAGGTCCCAGACCCAGATGAGTTTGTGGCCCCGGCCCCGCCCCCCTCCTACTTCTCCACTTTCTACTCATACACCCCCCGCCTGGCTCGCCG GATCCTCGGGGACAGCGTGATCCCTCTCCCTCATATCTATGGGGCCCGGATCAAAGGGGTGGAGGTCTTCTGTCCTTTAGACCCCCCACCTCCATATGAGGTTGTTGCTGGAAGCTCCACCAATGCAGTCACACAG GAGCCAGAGATCGCTCTGACAGAGTTGCCTATCAACCCAACTACCTCGGCACCAGGAGCCTCTGTTGGAG ACAGGAGTCCCCAAATGGTATCGGCATCACCGGGCCACTTTCCGCAAGCCAAGCCCCAGCTCcagtctcctcttcctcctccttctccttctcctcctcctccacagcccCCTTCTCCCGCACCTCCCCCCTCTCCAGCTTCGCCCCCCTGGAGGAGAGCAAGGATCCATCGCTCCACCAGCGACCCGGTGTTGATGGACCTTGCTGACAAag CGCTGAGCAGCAGCGATGCTCCCCAGACCACAGACTCCTCCACCCAGACGTCCCAGCCCGCGCTGGCTGTCTGCGCCCAGGGCCAGGTCACACTGCGACGGGGCAACGGCGACAGGAGGACCCCCCGCCGGCCACGGCCCTCCTCCATGGTGGACTACCAGAGCTACCgacacacacagcagctggtCAGGAAGATCCTGGAGCAGCCGGCGGCGCAGGGCCTGGCCCCCGAGGTCCAGGAGCTGGTGGACAGCATCCGGAGTGTCCTGCAGTCAGACCAGGAGCACATGGAGGAGGCTGTACGCTGCGCCAGTTACATAGAACAG GTGTTCACTGACTCCCAGATGGGTCCCGGTCAGCCTAAACCTCCCCAGCAGCCATCAAACAGTTCCTCCCAGACTTTCCCACGCCCCCCACGGAGAAGGCCTGGCCTGCTGCACCTGCAGAGCTGCGGGGACCTCAGCTCCTTCACCTGTCCTACACTCGAGTCCCTGGAACCTCAAGGCAACAGTAGAAAAGTGGTGTCGAGGACAGGGTCCCGCCCAGATCATCCCGAACGCCCCCACAGTCTGATCGGAGTCTTTAGAGAGACG
- the fam189a2 gene encoding protein FAM189A2 isoform X2: MAAPMVILSGIVGLTTWRRPMLLLVNVFVLLSVVCVLLNLAGFILCCQGAQLVSSMTSCHLSEAGDVCYCCSLSSSSRCPEEKLLELHPAHSCSTMRILLKKVLFALCALNALTTAVCLMAAALRYLQIFTARTPFMDEHRATVEEREEPAQVPDPDEFVAPAPPPSYFSTFYSYTPRLARRILGDSVIPLPHIYGARIKGVEVFCPLDPPPPYEVVAGSSTNAVTQEPEIALTELPINPTTSAPGASVGDRSPQMVSASPGHFPQAKPQLQSPLPPPSPSPPPPQPPSPAPPPSPASPPWRRARIHRSTSDPVLMDLADKALSSSDAPQTTDSSTQTSQPALAVCAQGQVTLRRGNGDRRTPRRPRPSSMVDYQSYRHTQQLVRKILEQPAAQGLAPEVQELVDSIRSVLQSDQEHMEEAVRCASYIEQVFTDSQMGPGQPKPPQQPSNSSSQTFPRPPRRRPGLLHLQSCGDLSSFTCPTLESLEPQGNSRKVVSRTGSRPDHPERPHSLIGVFRETDWMIVLRSEGFPS; encoded by the exons ATGGCCGCTCCAATG GTCATACTCTCAGGCATTGTGGGCCTCACAACATGGAGAAGGCCCATGCTGTTACTG GTCAATGTGTTTGTCCTgctgtctgtggtgtgtgtgctcCTTAATCTGGCTGGATTCATCCTGTGCTGCCAGGGCGCCCAGCTGGTTTCCAGTATGACCAGCTGCCATCTG AGTGAGGCTGGAGATGTGTGTTACTGCTGCTCCCTCTCGTCCAGCTCCAGATGTCCCGAGGAGAAGCTGCTGGAGCTCCACCCGGCCCACTCCTGCAGCACCATGAGGATCCTGCTCAAG AAAGTGTTGTTTGCGCTGTGTGCTCTGAACGCTCTGACCACGGCTGTGTGCCTTATGGCTGCCGCCCTGAGATACCTGCAGATCTTCACCGCCAGAACACCGTTCATG GACGAGCACAGGGCAACAGTTGAAGAAAGGGAGGAGCCGGCTCAGGTCCCAGACCCAGATGAGTTTGTGGCCCCGGCCCCGCCCCCCTCCTACTTCTCCACTTTCTACTCATACACCCCCCGCCTGGCTCGCCG GATCCTCGGGGACAGCGTGATCCCTCTCCCTCATATCTATGGGGCCCGGATCAAAGGGGTGGAGGTCTTCTGTCCTTTAGACCCCCCACCTCCATATGAGGTTGTTGCTGGAAGCTCCACCAATGCAGTCACACAG GAGCCAGAGATCGCTCTGACAGAGTTGCCTATCAACCCAACTACCTCGGCACCAGGAGCCTCTGTTGGAG ACAGGAGTCCCCAAATGGTATCGGCATCACCGGGCCACTTTCCGCAAGCCAAGCCCCAGCTCcagtctcctcttcctcctccttctccttctcctcctcctccacagcccCCTTCTCCCGCACCTCCCCCCTCTCCAGCTTCGCCCCCCTGGAGGAGAGCAAGGATCCATCGCTCCACCAGCGACCCGGTGTTGATGGACCTTGCTGACAAag CGCTGAGCAGCAGCGATGCTCCCCAGACCACAGACTCCTCCACCCAGACGTCCCAGCCCGCGCTGGCTGTCTGCGCCCAGGGCCAGGTCACACTGCGACGGGGCAACGGCGACAGGAGGACCCCCCGCCGGCCACGGCCCTCCTCCATGGTGGACTACCAGAGCTACCgacacacacagcagctggtCAGGAAGATCCTGGAGCAGCCGGCGGCGCAGGGCCTGGCCCCCGAGGTCCAGGAGCTGGTGGACAGCATCCGGAGTGTCCTGCAGTCAGACCAGGAGCACATGGAGGAGGCTGTACGCTGCGCCAGTTACATAGAACAG GTGTTCACTGACTCCCAGATGGGTCCCGGTCAGCCTAAACCTCCCCAGCAGCCATCAAACAGTTCCTCCCAGACTTTCCCACGCCCCCCACGGAGAAGGCCTGGCCTGCTGCACCTGCAGAGCTGCGGGGACCTCAGCTCCTTCACCTGTCCTACACTCGAGTCCCTGGAACCTCAAGGCAACAGTAGAAAAGTGGTGTCGAGGACAGGGTCCCGCCCAGATCATCCCGAACGCCCCCACAGTCTGATCGGAGTCTTTAGAGAGACG